The genomic region GGGGGTCAATCCCAAACACGCCGATCAGATGGTTCGCGGCACGGTGGCTTTACCCCACGGCACTGGCTCTTCGGTTAGAGTTGTCGTGTTCGCTGAAGGGGATAAGGCCGCCGAGGCCACGGCGGCCGGAGCCGATTTGGTCGGCTCGGACGATCTGGCCGAAAAAATTCAGGGCGGCTGGACGGAATTCGATGTTGCCGTGGCTACTCCCGATATGATGCGGGTGGTCGGCAAGCTCGGTAAAGTTTTGGGGCCGCGCGGACTTATGCCGAACCCCAAAACCGGCACAGTCACTCCGGACGTCACCAAGGCGGTGGGCGAACTCAAAGCCGGACGCATCGAGTACCGTGTCGACAAGCAGGCCAATATCGCTTCGGCGGTCGGCAAGCTCTCGTTTGATACTGAGAAGATTGAAGAAAACATAATG from Candidatus Zixiibacteriota bacterium harbors:
- the rplA gene encoding 50S ribosomal protein L1, yielding MKRSKNNKAAREKIDRNKRYTLPEAVQLMKDAKFVKFDESIEVAIRLGVNPKHADQMVRGTVALPHGTGSSVRVVVFAEGDKAAEATAAGADLVGSDDLAEKIQGGWTEFDVAVATPDMMRVVGKLGKVLGPRGLMPNPKTGTVTPDVTKAVGELKAGRIEYRVDKQANIASAVGKLSFDTEKIEENIMAFCDAVMKAKPAAAKGAYFLGATVCSSMGPGIKLDHQVLLAAIKK